TTCAAAAATTCCAAACGGGCATCCTGCTATTGAACACAGAATGGAATTACTGTTTTCAGAAGGCGTAAATAAAGGAAAGATCTCTTTGAATAAATTCGTAGAAGTTTCTTCCACTAATGCCGCAAAGATCTTTGGTATGTATCCTAAGAAAGGATGTGTTGCTGTCGGCTCTGATGCAGATCTTGTTATTTTTGATCCGAATGAAGAGCATGTTATCACTGTAGACAAGCATCATATGCATGTAGACTACAGTGCTTATGAAGGCTGGAAAGTAAAAGGTAAGACAAAAACTGTTATTTTACGCGGTGAAATTGCAATTGAAAATAATGAAAGGAAAATTTCTCCGGGTTATGGCAAATTTGTAAAAAGAAATAAAGTGAATGGAATAATTTAAATTCCATCTTCAAAAATAAAATTAATTCTAAAAAAATTATTATGGCAAGAATGATTCGTTCCGGACTGATCCAAATGAGTTTACCAAAAACCGAAGGAGAAGGTACAATACCGGAAATTATAAATGCAATGGTTCAAAAGCATATTCCATTTATTGAAGAAGCCGGCAAAAAAGGTGTGCAGATTCTTTGTTTACAGGAAATTTTTAACACTCCGTATTTTTGTCCGGGACAGGATAAAAAATGGTATGAATCTGCTGAATCAGTTCCCGGTCCTACGACAGATCTGATGTCTGAGTATGCAAAGAAATACAACATGGTTATTATTGTTCCTGTCTATGAAAAAGAGCAAGCCGGATTTTTATACAATACTGCTGCTGTCATTGATGCCGATGGAACTTATTTAGGCAAGTATAGAAAAAATCATATTCCACATACGTCGGGTTTCTGGGAGAAATTTTTCTTTAAACCGGGGAACTTAGGTTATCCGGTATTTCAGACGAAGTATGCAAAGATCGGAGTTTACATTTGTTACGACAGACATTTTCCTGATGGAGCTCGTGTGTTAGGATTGAATGGTGCAGAGATCGTTTACAATCCTTCAGCAACCGTTGCAGGATTATCACAATACCTATGGAAACTTGAACAACCTGCTCATGCAGCAGCAAATGGATATTTCATGGGTTGCATCAACAGAGTTGGTGAAGAGAAACCATGGAACCTTGGTAAATTCTATGGTACTTCTTATTTTGTAGATCCAAGAGGACAGATCTTTGCACAGGCTTCTGAAGATAAAGATGAATTGCTTGTTGCAGATTTCGATCTTGATATGATAGAAGAAGTTCGTTCAACATGGCAGTTTTTCCGTGATCGCCGTCCTGAGACATACGGTAAATTAGTTGAACTATAAAAAATGTCTTTCGTTTTTCGTCTTTTGTCTTTCGTCTACGAGGGTTCGAAAAACGAAAAACGAAAGAAGATAAACTTAAAACGAAAAACGAATGAGTGAATTCCTCCCTCCTTCCAGTGAATCTGAATTTGAGAATAATTTCAAACAGATAAAACCACTGATGAATGAAACAGAAGCGTACTATGAAAGTTCACGTTGCTTATTTTGTTATGATGCACCTTGTATAAATGCTTGTCCGAGTAGTATTGATATACCACTCTTCATCCGGCAGATCAACTCCAAGAATCCACTTTCATCGGCAAAACCATTTACGATTCCAACTATTTTGGTTATGCTTGCGGCAAGGTTTGTCCGACAGAAGTATTATGTGAAGGAGCATGTGTCTATAATCATCAGGATGTAAAACCGATTGAGATCGGCAGATTACAAAGCTTTGCAACGGATAAAGCAATTCGATCCAATAAACAATTGTATCGGCTGCCACCATCCAATGGAAAGAAAGTCGCAATCATTGGTGCCGGTCCTGCCGGAATTTCATGTGCCTGTGAATTGAAGATGCTTGGATTTGATGTTGATATTTATGAATCAAAAGAAAAATCATCCGGCTTGACAGTATATGGTGTTGCACCTTATAAGATCACGAATAAAGAAGCATTGGATGAAATGGATTATCTGGAGAATCAATTCAAATATAAAGTTCATTATAATAAAGCGATTTCAACAAAAGCTCAGATAGAAGAACTGGAAAAAAAGTATGATGCAATCCTGATCGGCTTTGGACTTGGAAAGACTTCAATGATCAGTATTTCAGGAGAAGAAAAAGAGAATTGTTTTGGCGCTGTCGAATTTGTTGAGAAACTACGGATGACACATCACAAGACTAATGTACCCAAGAATGTAATAGTACTTGGAGGCGGGAACACTGCAATGGACGCTGCATCCTAGAGTGCACGAATGGGTGCAGAAAAAGTTATCCTTGCCTACCGACGCGGAAAAGAAGAAATGGGTGCCTACGATTTTGAATATGATCTGGCAAAAGGTGTGGGTGTAAAAGGTATGTTCAATGTGTCTCCATTGGAGATTCTTGGAAATGGTAAAGTGACCGGAGTAAAATTTATCCGCACACAGATTGTGAATGGCAAGCTTGAGAATATTGCCGGATCAGAATTTACTGAATCATGCGATTGGGTTATCAAAGCTACCGGACAATCTAAACAGGTAGAGTTATTGAAAATGATGTCGGGGATTTCAATTGATGCAAAAGGAAGAATAGAAGTTGACCAGGAAACATTCCAGACAAAAAATCCGAAGTACTTCGCAGCAGGTGATGCAGTGAGTGGCGGACAAGAAGTAGTAAATGCAGCAGCAGAAGGACGAAAGGCTGCAAGAGGAATAAGTAAATCTCTTTCAAAATAAATTGAAAAAATTATGGCTGATCTAAGATCAAATTTAGCAGGAATAAAATCTCCCAATCCTTTTTGGCTTGCTTCTGCACCACCAACAAATAGTGGCTACCAGATCATGAAAGCGTTTGATGCCGGTTGGGGTGGCGCAGTATGGAAAACACTGGGTGTCCCGGTTGTGAATGTTTCCAGTCGTTATGGTGCATTGAATTATCGTGATAACAGAATGGTAGGATTCAACAACATTGAGTTGATCACTGATCGCCCGCTTGCAGATAATCTTCGGGAGATAGAGGAAGTAAAAAAGAGATTTCCTGATCATGCAATCATCGCTTCATTGATGGTCGAGACCCGTGAGCAATGGCATCAGATCGTAAAAGATGCTGAGAATGCAGGTGCTGACGGTCTTGAATTAAATTTCGGTTGTCCGCATGGAATGTGTGAGCGCGGAATGGGATCGGCAGTTGGCCAGGAACCAAAAGTATTGAAGATGATAGTTGAATGGGTCAAAGAAGTTGCCAAAGTTCCGGTAATAGTAAAACTCACTCCAAATATTTCCGACATCACACGTCCTGCAATGGCTGCACGCGAAGGCGGTGGTGATGCGATTTCACTTATCAATACCATTCAAAGTATTGTTGGTGTTGATATAGACAATTTTGTTCCTTATCCGGTTGTAGATGGTAAGAGCACAAACGGCGGGTATTGCGGTCCGGCTGTGAAGCCAATAGCAATGAACATGCTTAAGAACTGTGCTCAGCATCCAAACATTAATTTACCTATTTCCGGAATCGGCGGAATTGAGAATTGGCGCGATGCCGTAGAATTTATTTTGCTTGGAGCAACAAATGTACAAGTTTGTACTGCTGTCATGCACTTTGGATTTGGAATAATTCGTGAAATGAAAGCAGGACTGGAAAATTACATGGATGAAAAGGGATTTAAAACCCTCGACGATTTCAGAGGGAAAGCTCTTCCGAACATCATGCATTGGGAAGATCTTAATTTGAAATATAAAGTCGTTGCTAATATTAACGAAGAGAAATGTATCGGTTGTCAGTTATGCTATACGGCATGTGAGGATGGAGCACATCAGGCAATAGGACTTTCTTCTGACCCATTGAATCGTATTCCACATATCATTGAAGAAAATTGTGTAGGCTGTAATCTTTGTTCGTTAGTTTGTCCGGTAGAAGATTGTATTGAA
This sequence is a window from Bacteroidota bacterium. Protein-coding genes within it:
- a CDS encoding acyltransferase; translation: MARMIRSGLIQMSLPKTEGEGTIPEIINAMVQKHIPFIEEAGKKGVQILCLQEIFNTPYFCPGQDKKWYESAESVPGPTTDLMSEYAKKYNMVIIVPVYEKEQAGFLYNTAAVIDADGTYLGKYRKNHIPHTSGFWEKFFFKPGNLGYPVFQTKYAKIGVYICYDRHFPDGARVLGLNGAEIVYNPSATVAGLSQYLWKLEQPAHAAANGYFMGCINRVGEEKPWNLGKFYGTSYFVDPRGQIFAQASEDKDELLVADFDLDMIEEVRSTWQFFRDRRPETYGKLVEL
- a CDS encoding FAD-dependent oxidoreductase, yielding MYRLPPSNGKKVAIIGAGPAGISCACELKMLGFDVDIYESKEKSSGLTVYGVAPYKITNKEALDEMDYLENQFKYKVHYNKAISTKAQIEELEKKYDAILIGFGLGKTSMISISGEEKENCFGAVEFVEKLRMTHHKTNVPKNVIVLGGGNTAMDAAS
- a CDS encoding FAD-dependent oxidoreductase; amino-acid sequence: MGAEKVILAYRRGKEEMGAYDFEYDLAKGVGVKGMFNVSPLEILGNGKVTGVKFIRTQIVNGKLENIAGSEFTESCDWVIKATGQSKQVELLKMMSGISIDAKGRIEVDQETFQTKNPKYFAAGDAVSGGQEVVNAAAEGRKAARGISKSLSK
- the preA gene encoding NAD-dependent dihydropyrimidine dehydrogenase subunit PreA, with amino-acid sequence MADLRSNLAGIKSPNPFWLASAPPTNSGYQIMKAFDAGWGGAVWKTLGVPVVNVSSRYGALNYRDNRMVGFNNIELITDRPLADNLREIEEVKKRFPDHAIIASLMVETREQWHQIVKDAENAGADGLELNFGCPHGMCERGMGSAVGQEPKVLKMIVEWVKEVAKVPVIVKLTPNISDITRPAMAAREGGGDAISLINTIQSIVGVDIDNFVPYPVVDGKSTNGGYCGPAVKPIAMNMLKNCAQHPNINLPISGIGGIENWRDAVEFILLGATNVQVCTAVMHFGFGIIREMKAGLENYMDEKGFKTLDDFRGKALPNIMHWEDLNLKYKVVANINEEKCIGCQLCYTACEDGAHQAIGLSSDPLNRIPHIIEENCVGCNLCSLVCPVEDCIEMERRDDGKQEITWKDRTLAGNIPTTFDDELAGGRHHWVPEPEAALVTPKPVHYRG